A stretch of Antennarius striatus isolate MH-2024 chromosome 6, ASM4005453v1, whole genome shotgun sequence DNA encodes these proteins:
- the igsf10 gene encoding immunoglobulin superfamily member 10 encodes MRKMSACARSAAYLRRWMLKAVLILAAVLPAGGDCPTSCACVDHTEVHCTFRYLTAVPDHIHTAAEKINLGYNSISVLRENNFAGLENLQLLMLHSNTIYSIEDRAFQDLKSLQVLKLSFNKVRKINKKTFTGLNSLLRLHIDHNHIDFISPEAFYGLTNLQLVHLEGNHLQQVHPDTFITLRHSQVFKVSSVTNIHLSDNLLTTLPADIFSGCSQLENLFLHGNPWSCDCRMKWFSSWTQMNSGVLKCKRDRKNTRVQLCPVCQNPAPYHKRQLSLLPSDAFTCTKPWIEPNLKQENISVDEGEFTPVTPKDFIAPLGSMQLNLTNQFHNDASLSCSVQRPSAFENLTQSFEEERGKNVTLLTVSITSYLVCNIDYEHIQQLWQILATYSDSPMRLERDEMLASSPEMVYRYTEMKTDEEEEIYTGVETAIKASPAWLMQGKVHFQLDRTTTTLSTLHIKYQSVVNLRVENASPKKDRYSWTMIRRDNQTKTEHAVLRGGVAQLDCHVQGEPKPLLEWILPDGNKVRAPYYSDDSRIIITAEGRLTLRDADPSDTGIYRCIATNYLDADILIFRVTILSPDVEEFQVNGVQLFKAVGENLFFDCSSSGNPEASVQWILPDHTVLDKSYRNRKVYENGSLLIQGLTERDRGFYRCLVANHLGVDLLVSQVTVTEEKSETTTVWDSDGSVTEMVEKSDHSSYENIITLSESPSSSPSERNSQESRTVTSDLPYSSFRSQGRGAGQNKRGSSSNRRLWSNRVHDKASRRVDPQKFAELMKKAQDGSRGKTERVQEMITYTASSTGLAVGGEFGSGESHDEDQHIIVPAIPKPTTDPQKATVAVKVNRNSKTKLNIEDGLHLNTETTKSHQIIEVETHTLATQPYVQSDSPIKSTFTNNPRQRSESEFDAFKPYHIVPDNTGHSSIDEASGPNGYPVTLQLTVTDSSQETQLQFSGETPGEQEMYNWAALSVTTNPNVTPVKNVPDPVKRGVNKDRESQTTFTAVTTTERQQDEITLRTTQTIKSPHLSAGSTIISRQRIHIIPHKNSRGGGGGGRRKFFQSRRRILKPSRITDIQSFMNKLKQPSVKKEGTATVPYKIEVTTDCNCDEDKRKTTTTDLQVLKPTSSTSQSSHRTEKLASTQKTAISTTNDDNESKPEVSSGYVSSVDAPEFDSMTDPDLTTNGKQSTSTMSTTTTTASKVIHGRIPWNKLYGSIEREKILRRLKRPFITQKTTTTTTTETTTSPLPVTTTVKSQNEPDLLSPSRHTGNKQGSLDDDYGDMSSAGFEFTTVGPSFHYLTTRSSHSRFFTTSETPAKSQTLSAPPTVKPPTNENRNEYIASGSGGLPDNWFVNRDRFNGRGRQGRRWKPIRGRRPYNRPTVTKLFSSTTTEPSTTYGPTEEQTTEVTTLPQSTVSFYKPLYIPSRNTIRVSTDQTSKEEIDFYEEYDWSNLPAYTSPRTPLKSTTTFMPTTTRRSPMTVRSRVHANIQHPTQGSYNTRKPPARWIKPTVPSSVFRGRVNNGLTFDTMTNRAEHDNNIGNGNAMSSYYDEFEDIEATSSSIVGFISTARVITNKPKIVGGNAASFTVLSNSDAYMPCEAIGNPQPTVTWKRFSSSTGNTVTIKGKMGKFEVFSNGTLSIQNANIKDRGQYLCLAENHHGSDKLLVTLSVVAYPSRILEPKVREMKSHAGNTVELKCKAEGRPPPLISWILANRTQVRGLNKEMGRVSVSGDGTLVIEQVSVYDRGHYKCIASNPAGADTSTVRLQVVAAPPGIVEEKRQHVTADERQDLWLPCTGQGSPQPTIHWVLDDGSLVLYNRPAGTTRISMHVNGTLHIKDVTEADSGKYECIATSYTGSERRVVTLTVESKDTAPQILEASQHLTELFFGDQLRLNCSATGDPEPKIVWRLPSRAVVDKWHRMSSRIQVLENGTLIVNTVSDKDAGDYICVAQSRAGDDFQLMRVTVTMKPAKIEPKHEKKQVPFGNDVKVDCKASGAPKPDISWGLPDGTRVSSAIQSDTSRGGGRARRYTLFDNGTLYLNQVGMSEEGDYTCYAENQVGKDEMIVHISVLTAAPNIRPTKQNYAMVKPGGNMRFDCDALGEPKPKILWILPTNDVIAASNERYLIHVNGSLDIRDVKAVDAGDYICMARNLAGEKRRVYKLDIDGNPPVINGYRQNRTVVKDVAAKFSRKLIDCKAEGNPTPTITWLMPQNIFLPAPYFGGRINVHHNGTLEIRNVRPSDTAEFICMARNDGGEAVMVVQLEITSTPRRPIFKNPFNERIISVIGKTAVLNCSADGNPKPEIIWTLPNGNRLTGEADHDFHYHKGPDGSLVIYNSRKEDSGKYRCGARNFVGYIEKLVILDVGHKPYILTRPKGIIRSVAGNPLFLHCLSDGSPSPRIDWTLPGGHTLTRPQVFGRYKLLENGTLIIQATTLHDRGNYVCKARNDAGEAVLNVPVVIISYPPRITTGPPPNVKVDTGTPIQLSCAAVGIPKPEITWELPDHSVLSTAQQGRSIGSELLHPEGTLIIQRPTFSDSGTYKCVAKNRLGTDSKVTYLRVL; translated from the exons GTACAACAGTATATCTGTCTTGAGAGAAAACAATTTTGCAGGACTTGAGAACTTGCAGTTGTTAATGCTGCATAGCAACACTATCTATAGTATTGAAGACAGAGCCTTCCAAGACCTCAAGTCTTTACAG GTCCTAAAGTTGTCCTTCAATAAAGTGAGGAAAATCAACAAGAAGACGTTCACAGGCCTGAACAGTCTGCTGAGACTTCACATAGACCATAACCACATAGACTTCATCAGCCCAGAGGCTTTCTATGGCCTAACCAACCTGCAGTTGGTCCATCTGGAAGGCAACCACCTTCAGCAGGTCCACCCTGACACATTCATCACCCTGAGACACAGCCAGGTGTTCAAGGTCTCCTCAGTAACAAACATCCACCTGTCAGACAATCTACTCACCACTTTGCCTGCAGATATTTTCTCTGGCTGCAGCCAGTTAGAAAACCTCTTCCTCCATGGCAACCCTTGGTCATGTGATTGCCGTATGAAATGGTTCTCAAGCTGGACTCAGATGAACTCAG GTGTGTTGAAATGCAAGCGTGACAGGAAAAATACAAGAGTCCAGCTGTGTCCTGTTTGTCAAAATCCTGCCCCTTACCACAAAAGACAACTATCCCTTCTCCCCAGTGATGCCTTCACTTGTACCAAACCATGGATAGAACCCAATTTAAAGCAGGAAAACATCAGCGTGGATGAGGGTGAATTTACACCAGTTACACCTAAGGACTTTATTGCCCCTCTAGGCTCCATGCAGTTAAACCTGACCAATCAGTTTCATAATGACGCCAGTCTGTCCTGCAGTGTTCAGAGACCATCTGCTTTTGAGAACCTGACACAAAGCTTTGAGgaagaaaggggaaaaaatgtcaCTTTACTTACTGTGAGCATTACTTCATATTTGGTGTGTAATATTGACTACGAACATATACAGCAGCTGTGGCAGATCCTGGCAACATACAGTGACTCTCCTATGAGACTAGAGAGAGATGAAATGCTGGCTAGTAGTCCTGAAATGGTATATAGGTATACAGAGATGAagacagatgaagaggaagaaattTACACAGGTGTTGAGACTGCGATTAAAGCCTCTCCTGCATGGCTAATGCAAGGAAAAGTACATTTCCAGCTTGACCGCACTACTACCACTCTCTCTACACTGCACATTAAGTACCAGTCTGTTGTCAATCTACGGGTGGAGAACGCATCACCAAAGAAGGATCGCTACTCTTGGACCATGATCAGGCGAGATAATCAAACGAAGACTGAGCACGCTGTACTTAGGG GTGGTGTGGCACAATTAGATTGTCATGTCCAGGGTGAGCCAAAGCCTTTATTGGAGTGGATTTTGCCAGATGGAAATAAGGTCAGAGCCCCATACTACAGTGACGACAGCAGGATCATCATCACTGCTGAAGGGAGGCTTACTTTACGCGATGCTGATCCCTCAGACACAGGCATATACCGATGCATCGCCACAAACTACCTGGATGCAGACATCCTCATCTTTCGAGTGACAATTCTGTCTCCAGATGTGGAAGAATTTCAGGTCAATGGTGTTCAATTGTTTAAAGCAGTTggtgaaaatctgttttttgacTGTAGCTCTTCAGGGAAtcctgaagcctcagtccagtgGATACTCCCTGATCACACAGTACTGGACAAGTCTTACAGGAACAGGAAAGTTTATGAAAATGGATCTTTGTTAATTCAGGGTCTGACAGAAAGGGACAGAGGATTTTATAGATGTCTGGTTGCTAACCACTTAGGAGTTGACCTGCTGGTGTCTCAGGTGACAGTGACTGAAGAGAAATCTGAGACAACAACAGTTTGGGACAGCGATGGATCGGTGACAGAAATGGTGGAAAAGAGTGACCATAGTTCTTATGAAAACATAATTACCCTTAGTGAGAGCCCGTCTTCTAGTCCCTCTGAGAGAAACAGCCAGGAATCCAGGACTGTCACCTCAGATCTACCATATTCCAGTTTCAGGTCCCAAGGCAGAGGTGCAGGACAGAATAAGAGGGGTTCATCCAGCAACAGAAGGCTATGGAGCAACAGGGTACATGATAAAGCTTCCAGGAGAGTCGACCCACAGAAATTTGctgaattaatgaaaaaagCTCAAGATGGATCAAGAGGGAAGACTGAGAGAGTACAAGAAATGATCACGTATACAGCTTCAAGTACTGGTCTTGCTGTTGGTGGGGAATTTGGTTCTGGTGAGAGTCATGATGAAGATCAACACATTATTGTTCCAGCAATACCCAAACCAACTACAGATCCACAGAAAGCTACAGTAGCTGTGAAAGTGAACAGAAACtctaaaactaaattaaacattGAAGATGGTCTGCATCTTAATACAGAAACAACAAAGTCACATCAGATTATTGAAGTGGAAACCCACACTCTAGCAACCCAGCCATATGTGCAATCAGATTCACCAATCAAGTCCACTTTCACAAACAATCCAAGACAAAGGAGTGAAAGTGAGTTTGATGCATTTAAACCATATCATATTGTTCCAGACAATACAGGGCATTCTAGTATTGATGAGGCATCTGGCCCAAATGGCTACCCAGTCACTCTCCAACTAACTGTTACTGACTCATCACAAGAAACTCAGCTTCAGTTCTCTGGGGAAACACCTGGAGAGCAAGAGATGTACAATTGGGCAGCACTCTCAGTTACCACTAACCCTAATGTCACCCCAGTGAAGAATGTTCCAGACCCAGTGAAGCGGGGTGTGAACAAAGACCGAGAAAGTCAGACGACATTCACAGCCGTCACCACTACGGAGAGGCAGCAAGATGAAATAACCCTCCGCACAACCCAAACAATCAAATCCCCACACCTGTCTGCAGGATCCACTATCATCTCTCGGCAGCGGATTCATATCATCCCACACAAGAatagcagaggaggaggaggaggagggcgcaGGAAGTTCTTCCAGAGCCGTAGGAGGATCCTTAAACCCAGCAGGATCACTGACATACAGTCCTTCATGAACAAACTTAAACAACCCTCAGTGAAGAAGGAGGGAACTGCTACAGTACCATATAAAATTGAAGTGACCACTG ACTGTAACTGTGATGAAGACAAAAGGAAGACCACAACTACTGATCTGCAGGTGCTCAAACCAACATCTTCCACCAGTCAATCTTcacacagaacagaaaaacTTGCCTCTACACAAAAAACAGCAATTTCAACCACAAATGATGACAATGAATCAAAGCCAGAAGTTTCCAGTGGCTATGTATCTTCTGTTGATGCTCCTGAATTTGACTCAATGACTGATCCAGATTTGACCACAAATGGAAAACAATCAACCTCCACTATGTCTACCACTACTACAACTGCCTCTAAAGTCATTCATGGAAGAATTCCATGGAACAAACTGTATGGAAGTATAGAAAGGGAAAAGATACTAAGAAGGCTAAAGAGACCTTTCATCACCCAAaaaactactactacaactacaacTGAAACTACAACATCTCCCCTTCCTGTTACCACCACTgtaaaatcacaaaatgaaCCTGATTTACTGTCTCCATCCAGACACACTGGGAACAAACAGGGCTCACTAGATGATGACTACGGAGATATGTCATCTGCAGGTTTTGAGTTCACAACAGTAGGACCtagttttcattatttaactaCAAGGTCATCACATTCCAGGTTTTTTACAACTTCTGAGACACCCGCAAAATCTCAGACTCTGTCTGCCCCGCCTACTGTTAAACCACCTACAAATGAAAATCGTAATGAATATATAGCATCTGGATCTGGTGGACTACCTGATAACTGGTTTGTAAACAGAGATAGGTTCAATGGAAGAGGACGGCAAGGGCGTAGATGGAAGCCAATTAGGGGCAGGAGACCCTACAATAGGCCGACAGTCACTAAATTATTCTCCAGTACCACAACTGAGCCTTCAACTACATATGGACCAACAGAGGAACAGACTACGGAGGTGACCACACTGCCACAAAGCACTGTTTCCTTCTACAAACCACTGTACATACCATCTAGAAACACAATACGTGTCTCCACTGACCAAACATCAAAGGAAGAGATTGATTTTTATGAGGAATATGACTGGAGCAATTTGCCAGCCTATACTTCACCCAGGACACctctgaagtccaccaccaccTTCATGCCAACAACTACAAGAAGGTCTCCAATGACAGTTCGGTCCAGAGTTCACGCCAACATCCAACATCCAACACAGGGTAGTTACAACACTCGCAAGCCACCAGCGAGGTGGATCAAACCGACTGTACCAAGCAGTGTTTTCAGAGGCAGGGTTAATAATGGCCTTACCTTTGACACAATGACAAATAGAGCTGAGCATGACAACAATATAGGAAACGGTAATGCCATGTCTAGTTATTATGATGAATTTGAGGACATTGAAGCTACAAGTTCCAGTATTGTTGGTTTTATATCCACTGCAAGGGTCATAACAAACAAACCTAAGATAGTAGGAGGCAATGCTGCTAGCTTCACTGTATTATCCAACTCAGATGCTTACATGCCATGCGAGGCTATTGGAAACCCTCAGCCAACAGTAACCTGGAAGCGCTTCTCCTCAAGCACAG gAAACACTGTTACCATTAAGGGGAAGATGGGAAAGTTTGAGGTGTTCAGCAATGGCACACTTTCGATCCAAAATGCCAACATTAAGGATCGTGGACAGTACCTCTGTCTAGCTGAAAATCATCATGGGTCGGATAAACTTCTGGTCACTCTCTCCGTAGTGGCCTATCCCTCACGTATCCTTGAGCCAAAAGTCCGTGAGATGAAGTCTCATGCTGGAAACACggttgaattaaaatgtaaagcagAGGGCCGTCCTCCGCCCCTGATATCCTGGATCCTAGCCAACCGAACTCAGGTCAGGGGTTTAAACAAAGAGATGGGAAGGGTATCAGTATCTGGTGATGGGACTCTGGTCATTGAGCAGGTGTCTGTTTATGACAGAGGTCACTACAAATGTATTGCCAGTAATCCAGCTGGAGCTGATACATCGACAGTCCGATTGCAAGTAGTTGCTGCTCCCCCAGGAATTGTGGAAGAAAAACGGCAACACGTGACAGCTGATGAAAGACAAGATCTGTGGCTACCATGCACTGGTCAAGGCAGCCCCCAGCCTACTATTCATTGGGTCCTTGATGATGGATCATTGGTGCTATACAACAGACCTGCAGGTACCACGAGGATATCAATGCATGTGAATGGAACCCTCCATATAAAGGATGTGACTGAAGCTGACAGTGGTAAATATGAATGTATTGCTACCAGCTATACTGGCTCGGAGAGAAGGGTGGTAACTCTGACAGTAGAAAGCAAAGATACTGCTCCACAAATATTGGAGGCATCCCAGCATTTAACAGAGTTGTTCTTCGGGGACCAGTTGAGACTAAACTGTTCAGCTACAGGAGACCCTGAACCCAAAATCGTTTGGAGACTGCCTTCTAGAGCTGTAGTGGACAAGTGGCACAG GATGAGCAGTAGAATTCAGGTCCTGGAAAATGGAACACTTATTGTCAACACTGTGAGTGATAAAGATGCTGGAGACTACATTTGTGTGGCACAAAGCAGAGCTGGTGATGACTTCCAGCTCATGAGGGTCACTGTGACAATGAAACCAGCCAAGATAGAGCCTAAGCATGAAAAAAAGCAGGTACCTTTTGGGAATGATGTGAAGGTTGACTGTAAAGCCTCAGGAGCACCAAAGCCTGATATTTCATGGGGTCTACCAGATGGTACACGAGTGAGCAGCGCTATTCAGTCTGATACAAGCAGAGGAGGAGGTCGAGCACGGCGATATACACTTTTTGACAATGGAACTCTCTATCTTAACCAG GTTGGGATGTCAGAGGAAGGGGACTATACCTGTTATGCTGAGAACCAAGTAGGCAAGGATGAGATGATCGTTCATATTAGTGTGTTAACTGCTGCGCCCAATATTCGTCCAACCAAGCAGAACTATGCCATGGTGAAGCCTGGAGGGAACATGCGCTTCGATTGTGATGCACTTGGGGAACCCAAACCAAAGATCCTGTGGATACTGCCGACCAATGATGTAATTGCAGCATCTAATGAACGCTACCTAATCCATGTCAATGGCTCCCTTGATATCAGGGACGTAAAGGCTGTCGACGCTGGGGATTATATATGCATGGCTCGTAATCTCGctggagaaaaaagaagagtctATAAACTGGATATAGACGGGAATCCACCAGTGATCAATGGCTATCGCCAGAACAGGACAGTAGTCAAAGATGTAGCTGCGAAATTCTCTAGGAAGTTAATAGACTGTAAGGCTGAGGGTAATCCCACTCCTACCATTACTTGGCTTATGCCTCAAAACATCTTTCTGCCAGCACCCTACTTCGGCGGCAGGATTAATGTGCACCATAATGGGACACTAGAGATCCGTAATGTTAGGCCTAGTGATACAGCAGAATTCATTTGCATGGCAAGAAACGATGGAGGGGAGGCAGTAATGGTGGTCCAGCTGGAGATCACCAGTACACCCCGAAGGCCGATCTTTAAGAACCCCTTCAATGAACGTATCATATCTGTGATCGGAAAGACAGCGGTTCTGAATTGCTCTGCCGATGGGAACCCTAAACCAGAAATTATTTGGACTTTACCAAATGGAAACCGACTTACTGGTGAAGCCGACCATGACTTTCACTACCACAAGGGCCCTGATGGGAGTCTAGTCATCTACAACTCTCGCAAAGAGGATTCAGGGAAGTATCGCTGTGGTGCCAGAAATTTCGTGGGCTACATAGAGAAGCTAGTAATTTTGGATGTTGGGCACAAGCCTTACATCTTGACAAGGCCTAAGGGCATCATACGTAGTGTAGCTGGAAACCCTCTCTTCCTTCACTGTTTATCTGATGGGAGTCCCAGTCCCAGAATCGACTGGACCCTTCCTGGTGGTCATACCCTTACTCGGCCTCAAGTCTTTGGACGTTACAAGTTATTGGAGAACGGGACTCTGATTATTCAGGC